From one Triticum urartu cultivar G1812 chromosome 3, Tu2.1, whole genome shotgun sequence genomic stretch:
- the LOC125547745 gene encoding uncharacterized protein LOC125547745, giving the protein MHTWQVTSSSENTYCVNLNNHTCDCRRWDMTAVPCSHSIAAMQKVKLHPEDFVNDFFKKPMYCETYKHIIFPVPGPDQWPHTPGHDISPLVFKEKKGKKQTARRKGVFEVLAKKDTSRIGIVTCSNCKKQGHRFSNCGDPLKPKFQMRMNKHQENRANYSQAGSSMATNAQRPPRVPAATTPEARPATARATPSAPSPAPVANSRPRARKSAASTIPAATAQAQPAKRTRTNTSSPAKNTRSSTSSPAKNTRSSSAQRRTFIAPRQSNSTVVQEGSKRIRKPSGRLKDYFYASDN; this is encoded by the exons ATGCATACATGGCAGGTGACTAGTAGCTCTGAGAACACATATTGTGTTAACTTGAACAACCATACATGTGACTGTAGGAGGTGGGACATGACTGCTGTGCCTTGCAGTCATTCCATTGCTGCAATGCAGAAAGTGAAGCTACATCCTGAAGACTTTGTcaatgacttcttcaaaaagcCCATGTACTGTGAAACATACAAGCATATAATTTTCCCAGTTCCAGGACCTGACCAGTGGCCTCATACACCTGGACATGACATATCTCCACTAGTGTTCAAAGAAAAGAAGGGCAAAAAGCAAACTGCCAGGAGGAAAGGTGTATTTGAGGTGCTAGCAAAAAAGGATACCTCAAGAATTGGTATTGTCACATGTAGCAACTGCAAGAAGCAAGGGCATAGGTTCAGCAACTGTGGTGACCCTTTGAAGCCTAAGTTTCAGATGAGGATGAACAAGCACCAG GAAAATAGAGCAAATTACTCTCAAGCTGGTTCTTCTATGGCTACAAATGCTCAGAGGCCTCCAAGAGTACCTGCTGCTACTACACCTGAAGCAAGACCAGCTACAGCAAGAGCTACACCTTCTGCACCTTCACCAGCTCCAGTTGCTAATTCTAGGCCTAGGGCAAGAAAAAGCGCTGCTTCAACTATTCCAGCAGCTACAGCACAAGCACAACCAGCTAAGAGGACCAGGACTAACACTTCTTCTCCTGCTAAGAACACCAGATCATCTACATCTTCTCCAGCAAAGAACACCAGATCTTCAAGTGCCCAGAGAAGAACTTTCATTGCACCAAGGCAATCAAATTCAACTGTTGTCCAGGAGGGGTCAAAGAGGATCAGGAAGccaagtgggagactgaaagaCTATTTTTATGCAAGTGATAACTAG